The Variovorax sp. PMC12 genome segment CAGCGAGGTCGAGAAGCGCAGCAGGCCGTAGGCCAGCAGCAGGCCGATGGGCACGATGAGCAGCGCCTGGGCCATGTCGGGCTTCGGCGTCATGGTGTCGACCAGGTTCTTCAGCAGCACCGGCACGCCGACGTTGGCCACCTTGGCGCCCACCATGAAGGCCAGCGCGGCGGCCACCCGCCACTTGTACTGCCAGAGGTAGGGAAACAGGCGGCGCAGCGTCGCCCAGTCGGAACGGTCGCTGCGCTCCGGCGGGTGGCCGGAGGCGGGGTGGGAGGGGGGAAGGGCTTCGCCGCTGCGGCGCATGGGAGACAATCGTGGTTGCTTGTTTGTTCCAGATTGTGCCCATGTCAGATACTTCCAGCGCCGCCGCTGCCGCCACCCTCAAGAGCCTGCCCACCGACATGGAGCTGGTGCTCAAGGTCATTCCGATGCCGGCCGACTGCAATGCCAACGGCGACATCTTCGGCGGCTGGGTCATGGCGCAGTGCGACCTGGCCGGCTCGGTGATCCCCGCGCGCTACGCCAAGGGCCGCCAGGCCACGGTGGCGGTGAACGAGTTCATCTTCAAGCAGCCGGTGCGGCTGGGCGACATCCTCTCGTTCTATTCGAAGCTGGTGCGCATCGGGCGCACCTCGGTCACGGTGACGGTCGAGGTGTTCGCAGAGCGCTTCCGGGCGCAGGGCGAGTACATCAAGGTGACGCAGGCGACCTTCACCTACGTGGCCATCGACGACAACGGCCGCCCGCGCCCCATCGAACAACAGCCCTGATCGGGCAGGCTCACAGGCCCGGGTCGCGCACCCGCTCGAAGCGCTCGAACTCGCGGTTGATCCAGCGCCCGTCGCGGCGCTCCACCCGGCGGATGTACACGGTCTGCACGATGTCCCTCGTATGGGCGTCGATCTCGACCGGCCCGCGCGGGCTGTCCAGCCTGAGGCCGCGAAACGCATCCACCAGCCGCTCCCCGCCCGCATTGCCGCGCGCGGCGGGCGAACTCATGGCCGCATCCACGGCCGCGAGCGCGTCGTGGGCCGCCACGGCGAAATAGCCCGGCCGCAGGTGGCTGCCGTACTCGGCTTCGAACACGCCCGTGAAGCGGCGGTTGGCCGGCGAGTCGTGCGCGAACGAATAGTGGTGGCTGGTGACCAGGCCATCGGCCAGCTCGCCGATGCCTTCGAGGTAGTGGTCGTCGGTGGCATCGCCCGTGGCAAGCAGGCGGATGCCGGTGTCGGCCATGCCGCGGTCGCGCCAGAACTTGAGGAAGGTGGCCGGCATCTGCCCCGAGGGCAGGAAGAAGAACACCGCCTGCGGCTTGAGCTCGCGCAGCCGCAGCATGTAGGCCGAGTAGTCGAGCGTGGCCAGCGGCACCCGCAGCATCGCGCCGACCCGCCCGCCGCCCGCGGTGATGCCCGAGACGAAGGCGCTCTCGGCATCGACACCCGAGGCGTAGTCGGCCACCACCGTGCACACGTCGCGCAGCCCCTGCTGGAGCGCCCATCGCGCCAGCGGCAGCGTGACCTGCGCGATGGTGAACGACACCCGCACCGCGAACGGGCAGCGCGACGTGATGCCGGAGGACGCGGCATTCATCACGATGAGGGGCATCCTGGCCTGCGTGGCGACGGCGCCCACGGCGTAGGCGTTGGAGCTGAAGTCGAGCCCGCCCAGCAGGTCGACCTGTTCGCTCTCCACGAGGTCCTGCGCATGGCGCCGCGCCTGGTCGGGTGCGCTGCCGGGCACGTCGCGCCGCAGCAGCTCGACCGGCCGGCCCGCGATGTGATGGTTGTGCGCGGCCAGCCAGACCGCCATGCCCGCATCGAACTGGCGCCCGCCGCCCGCATAGGGCCCGGACCACGAGCCGATGACGCCGATGCGCAGCGGACGCACCCGCGCCAGAACCAGCGCGGGCGCAGCCAGTGCGCCCGCAAGCAACCCCAAAGTACGCCGGCGCACCGGCTGGAATGCTACTTTTTCAGTAGCATCACTCGCCCGCTGGCCGGGCGCTGGGAGAGTTCTGACTCCTTGGATTTGCACGCCGGACAGTTTAAGCGCGCAAGTCCGGAAAGCACGTCAGACCTTGGAGAAATCAGGCTTGCGCTTCTCCATGAAGGCACCGAAGGCCTCCCGCGCCGCCGGCTCGCGCAGCATGCGACCGAAGCTCGCGCCCTCTTCGCCCATGCGCTCGAGCACGGCGGGCATCTGGCCCTTCTTCAGCAGGCGCTTGGTCTCGATCAGCGCGCTCAGCGGCTTGGCCGCGAGCTTGCGGGCCTGCATCTGCGCGATGCCGTTGGCTTCGGTCGGCGGCACCACGCGGTTGACCAGGCCCACTTCGAGCGCGGCCTCGGCCATGAAGGGCTCGCCCAGCAGCAGCGCCTCGGCCGCGCGGTGGTAGCCCAGCATCTGCGGCACCAGCAGGCTCGAGGCAGCCTCGGGGCACAGGCCCAGGTTCACGAAGGGCATCGAGAACGCCGCGTTGTCCCCCGCGTAGACCAGGTCGCAGTGGAACAGCATGGTGGTGCCGATGCCCACGGCCGGGCCGCACACCGAGGCGACGATCGGCTTGGGGAAGGTGGCGATGCCGCGCAGGAAGCGGAACACCGGCGACTCCTGCGTCGACGGCGGGCCGTTGAGGAAATCGCCGATGTCGTTGCCCGCGCTGAAGATGGTCGGGTCGCCCTGGATCAGCACGCAGCGCACGGCGGCTTCGCTCTCCGCGGTGGCCAGCGCGTCGGCCAGCTCGGCATACATGCTGCTGGTGATCGAGTTCTTCTTGTCGACGCGGTTGAAGGTGATGGTCATCACGCCGGCTTCGGTGTGGACGAGGATGTCGCTCATAAAAAATCCTTGAATGGAACGGGTGGTGCCGCCCTCAGGCGGCGGCAAGTGCCTCGCGAACGAAATCGAGCCGGTCCTGGCCCCAGAACATTTCGTCGCCGACGAACATGGTGGGTGCGCCGAAGACGCCACGCTCCACCGCTTCCTGCGTGACGGCCTTCAGGCGGTCCTTGGTTTCCTGCGCACCGGCCAGCGCGAGCAGGCCCGCGGCGTCGAAGCCCGCATTTTGCAAGACGGCGCCGACGGTCGCCGGGTCGTTGAGGTTCTTCGGCTCGACCCACATGGCGTGGAAGACCGCATCGACGTAGGCGCCGAAGCGCGCCGGCTCCTTCATCTGGATGCCGGTGGCGCCACGCATCAGCAGCAGCGTGTTGATGGGGAAGTGCGGGTTGTGCGCGAAGGGCACGTGGTAGCGCCTGGCGAAGCGCTTCAGGTCGGTCGTCATGTACGGACCCTTGGGCTTGATCTCGGCCGGCGAATGGTTGCCCGTGGCCTGGAACACGCCGCCGAGCAGCATGGGCTTCCACACCAGTTCGGCACCGGTGTCGGCGCAGATGTGCGGCAGCTGCGTCGCGGCCAGGTAGGCGGCGGGGCTGCCGAAGTCGAAATAGAAGTCGACGGATTTGGTCATTGGCGTTGTCTCCTTCGCGGAATTCTTCAGAACTTCTCGGACCAGGGCCGCAGGTCGAGCTCGTGCGTCCACGCATCGCGCGGCTGCGAATGGAGCATCCAGTAGCTGTCGGCAATGTGGTCGGGGTTCAGGATGCCGTCGCTTTCCTTCAGCGCATAGCGCTCGGGGAAGTTGCTGCGGATGAATTCGGTGTCGATGGCGCCGTCGACCACCACGTGCGCCACGTGAATGCCCTGCGGACCCAGTTCGCGCGCCATCGACTGGGCCAGCGCGCGCAGCGCCATCTTGGCGCCCGAGAACGCGCCGAAGTTCGCCGCGCCGCGCAGCGATGCCGTCGCGCCGGTGAAGATGATCGTGCCGCGGTGCCCACCCTCGGGCATCTCGCGCGCCACCATCCGCTTGGCCACCTCGCGCCCGTTGAGGAAGCCCGAGAAGCAGGCCATCTCCCACACCTTGAAGTACTTGCGCGCGGTCTCGCTGAGGATGCTCTCGGGCACGTTGGCGCCGATGTTGAACACCATCACCTCGATCGGCCCGACGGTCGATTCGATCTGCTCGACGAGCGCGACCACTTCTTCCTCCTTGCGCGCATCGCAGGCAAAGGCATGGGCGCGGCCGCCGTCGGCCTCGATCTGCGCGACCAGCGGCTGCAGCTTGTCGAGGCTGCGCCGGGTGACGCAGGTGGCGAAACCCTCGCGTGCGAAGCGGCGTGCGAT includes the following:
- a CDS encoding acyl-CoA thioesterase, which produces MSDTSSAAAAATLKSLPTDMELVLKVIPMPADCNANGDIFGGWVMAQCDLAGSVIPARYAKGRQATVAVNEFIFKQPVRLGDILSFYSKLVRIGRTSVTVTVEVFAERFRAQGEYIKVTQATFTYVAIDDNGRPRPIEQQP
- a CDS encoding ABC transporter substrate-binding protein; translated protein: MRPLRIGVIGSWSGPYAGGGRQFDAGMAVWLAAHNHHIAGRPVELLRRDVPGSAPDQARRHAQDLVESEQVDLLGGLDFSSNAYAVGAVATQARMPLIVMNAASSGITSRCPFAVRVSFTIAQVTLPLARWALQQGLRDVCTVVADYASGVDAESAFVSGITAGGGRVGAMLRVPLATLDYSAYMLRLRELKPQAVFFFLPSGQMPATFLKFWRDRGMADTGIRLLATGDATDDHYLEGIGELADGLVTSHHYSFAHDSPANRRFTGVFEAEYGSHLRPGYFAVAAHDALAAVDAAMSSPAARGNAGGERLVDAFRGLRLDSPRGPVEIDAHTRDIVQTVYIRRVERRDGRWINREFERFERVRDPGL
- a CDS encoding enoyl-CoA hydratase, which produces MSDILVHTEAGVMTITFNRVDKKNSITSSMYAELADALATAESEAAVRCVLIQGDPTIFSAGNDIGDFLNGPPSTQESPVFRFLRGIATFPKPIVASVCGPAVGIGTTMLFHCDLVYAGDNAAFSMPFVNLGLCPEAASSLLVPQMLGYHRAAEALLLGEPFMAEAALEVGLVNRVVPPTEANGIAQMQARKLAAKPLSALIETKRLLKKGQMPAVLERMGEEGASFGRMLREPAAREAFGAFMEKRKPDFSKV
- a CDS encoding 2-hydroxychromene-2-carboxylate isomerase, translated to MTKSVDFYFDFGSPAAYLAATQLPHICADTGAELVWKPMLLGGVFQATGNHSPAEIKPKGPYMTTDLKRFARRYHVPFAHNPHFPINTLLLMRGATGIQMKEPARFGAYVDAVFHAMWVEPKNLNDPATVGAVLQNAGFDAAGLLALAGAQETKDRLKAVTQEAVERGVFGAPTMFVGDEMFWGQDRLDFVREALAAA
- a CDS encoding SDR family oxidoreductase; amino-acid sequence: MAALQKAALIVGAGDATGGAIARRFAREGFATCVTRRSLDKLQPLVAQIEADGGRAHAFACDARKEEEVVALVEQIESTVGPIEVMVFNIGANVPESILSETARKYFKVWEMACFSGFLNGREVAKRMVAREMPEGGHRGTIIFTGATASLRGAANFGAFSGAKMALRALAQSMARELGPQGIHVAHVVVDGAIDTEFIRSNFPERYALKESDGILNPDHIADSYWMLHSQPRDAWTHELDLRPWSEKF